AGAAAAGCTGAGCGCGACGAATTCGAAACTGTGGGAGAATATCAAGTCACGTACCTGTTCCGAAACTGGGTCCTCCGCTAAAAGCGCGCTGCGACCACAGGTGGCCATGCATGACACCTGCTCTCACCAGTTCCAGAAACAGATAGAGCGGGTCTTGGAACTTGTCATTCAGCCGTGAATGTTTGATAGCTGTATTCATGGCCCGTGCAAGAGGTGAGTGCATATGGGTATTCAATAGGAACCTATACCAAAAAAGgaaattcaagaaactgagGGGTAAGCGGAGGAGTGGCTTACCCTCGTAGCTCAAGGAACCTCCAGATGACATTGGCCACAATCTCATCCTTCTTTTCAAGGGGTGCTTGGGAGTTGCTCTTCACTTTAGTACGTGTTGCGAACCTCTCCGTAGTCGCGCCCAGACATAGCGAGAAGTCAATTGTCGCAGactagaagaagaaaaagcgcCACGCAGCATTAGCCTTCAATTCCGATGAAAGGAACAGGTACGGTCCATCAAATCTTACATTTTGTCGCCTCAACTCTTCCTCAATGATCGCGTATGGTACATTCCATCCTGCAACCCGCTCGGCCAACTGTGCCGTTTGAGGGGAGTTGTGCTGGATAGGCTTCTGGTTTTGACTGCCGGGATTCTCGAACCAGAATAAGCCGTGAACCTTCCGAGTCGACCACGAATTATGCGTTACACTGCTGATGAGAGCAAGTGTTGTTGCTCTCGGTCCGGTCTGCCCATCCGTGATGACCTCTTTCACAAATCGTTTATATTCTTGGGTTTCTCCGTTGTCCAATGGAGGACTCTCCACGATTTGTCCGGTGGTCAGCCATACCAGGGCCTGAGGTCCAATCAGGCCCCTCGAGAGATAAAAGTAGACCTCGTCGGGAAGTCGGTTGGTGAAAATTTCGTGCAAGTCCTGCGGAATGTCGGAGGCCGTGGGATGGTGAGAATGATTAGAAAGAGAACTGAGAGCCAGGGGCAGGGAAACAGCAACACCATCCGACGAAAGAATTAAGGAGTATTTGACCATGGAACGTGTACGCGCATAGTGGTCAGTGTACTGTATGGTTTTGACTGCCGGATGTTCGGCGAAAGCAGAGACAGCCGCGTGTCCTGACTTGTAATATTTGACCATATCCACGGTCGCTTTGAGCCCCTGCTCATGGATGGAAGGTGGGAATGGGGGCGAGTGCTCGAAACCAAGCAAGATTCCTATGTCAAGGAACTGATCTTCCGTTACGCCGAGCTCAGGCAGAAGCGCGCGTTTAGATATATATGTGAAAGTAGGAGTGGGAGAAACGAGGTCGATAGAAGTGATGAGTTTGTCGACAGCAGGGTACAGCAACGTGTCTGTTGGACCACAAATGGCATGAATGTAAGATTTTGGATGGCGTTGAAGGTATATCAACTGAGAAGTTGGTCAGAGAGCGTTCG
Above is a genomic segment from Marasmius oreades isolate 03SP1 chromosome 4, whole genome shotgun sequence containing:
- a CDS encoding uncharacterized protein (BUSCO:EOG09260BFE) codes for the protein MAIKHFENFLVERKHLQTLNLSVLSDSRLGIDASYYIQNLLDSPSSKEPLLAATGGSPLALTTRVESDLRTLEKLRIKPVFVFPGLLPNRKWKPHYHLEHNEACRDRRDAWEKYEAGQEEAATKLFAGRGCFQQWDLWRMILRIFRHRNVEFIISPYLAWPQLIYLQRHPKSYIHAICGPTDTLLYPAVDKLITSIDLVSPTPTFTYISKRALLPELGVTEDQFLDIGILLGFEHSPPFPPSIHEQGLKATVDMVKYYKSGHAAVSAFAEHPAVKTIQYTDHYARTRSMVKYSLILSSDGVAVSLPLALSSLSNHSHHPTASDIPQDLHEIFTNRLPDEVYFYLSRGLIGPQALVWLTTGQIVESPPLDNGETQEYKRFVKEVITDGQTGPRATTLALISSVTHNSWSTRKVHGLFWFENPGSQNQKPIQHNSPQTAQLAERVAGWNVPYAIIEEELRRQNSATIDFSLCLGATTERFATRTKVKSNSQAPLEKKDEIVANVIWRFLELRGFLLNTHMHSPLARAMNTAIKHSRLNDKFQDPLYLFLELVRAGVMHGHLWSQRAFSGGPSFGTDDEKASMLLVMRVLSIVPLNFKSQSWSAPLSRELLVFNSFVRSLTRALRTLLEVTSLNMLLRGDARKARDDLLDIALSLPFQTEVNTGFGVLAKVYLDALTHINRGERVRDRYAEGVQEAKAVALEICEETFPGVKYPKAEVERGFRFWDVALTAMRQLHSEGAVLQELIDQFEAAESWLAPMRP